The Paenibacillus polymyxa M1 DNA segment TCCGGTTAAAGATACCAAAACAATTGACGCACGAAATACACAATTGGTTACATCGATCTAAGTTTAAATTTCCATTCATGTTTACAATAAACATATAAAAGAGCCCTATCCCGCCAGGTTCGCAAGGATAAGGCTCGTGTTATTATCATTTTCCTGATATCCATGAAGCATGCTTCAATCAAAAAGTTCTATTCATTTTAAAATGCAATAAGTTCTTGCTTTACAGGCTATTCCCGTTCGATCAGACCGTATTTACCATCATTGCGTTTGTAAACTACGTTAACTTCTTCATTATCAATGTTAGCAAATACGAAGAAATTATGTCCAATCATGTTCATTTGCAGAATAGCTTCTTCCACATCCATAGGTTTCAATAAGAAACGCTTGGTGCGGACGACTTCCAGCTCATCCAATTCTGCATCCTCATCTTCAGCAACAGCCACACCACCAGCCGGATCTTCCACAAAAAGGGTTTTTAAACTGCCTTCCTGCCGGAATTTTCGGTTTAATTTGGTCTTGTGCTTGCGAATTTGCCGTTCTAGCTTGTCTACCACGGCATCAATGGATGCATACATGTCATCGCTTTCGTCTTCGGCACGGAGTACAAGCCCCGGCAAAGGAATGGTTACTTCTACAGTGTGCAAATCTCTGGTTGTGCTTAACGTTACACTTCCATCAGACGTCGGGGGTGCATCGAAATACTTTTCAAGTCTGCTGAATTTCTTTTCAACGTAGTCCTTCAAAGCGTCGGTAACCTCGATCTGTTGACCTCGTACTGTTAAGTTCATAGGGCACGCCTCCTTTGCCTCTTCAGTATAACACATATGTTAACGCCAAGTAAAAAAGGAGATCAACATTTCGAAGATTTTTTACAATTTTCCTCATGATTCGACAAAACACTTCCCATAACGCCATTCTATGAAAAGGGTCATGTTTAAATTCAGCTCGCATACATATGTGAATAATGAAGAGATATTTAAAAAGTTACTCTGCTGGTGTCATGACAAATCAACTATTTCGAGTTCATGCTATGTATTTTATCGACTGGGGAGGGAGTTATTTGTCAGACTGAATCCGGTATAGAACCTATGCTAAAAGCAAGACCTGACTATCATGCAGGCAATTTATACGAAAGGATCATTACACCCAGCCCAGCGGGCTCTTCCCCTGCAAAAATCCTAAGACAGCTAATTGGGGAGAGATGGAAAGTAGGAAGTTAATCCATGGCTTTTATTCAGCGTTATGCAACGAACCAGACCGGGGCTATTACCTTTATAGGAAATACACTCGGGCTGGCACGTTCTGCTTCGGCGGGGGTGCCAGGTACAGTGACCAGCATTGGCGCTTTCATCACAACCAATACAGCCTCTCGCTTCGGCACATATCCATTCGGCA contains these protein-coding regions:
- the hpf gene encoding ribosome hibernation-promoting factor, HPF/YfiA family: MNLTVRGQQIEVTDALKDYVEKKFSRLEKYFDAPPTSDGSVTLSTTRDLHTVEVTIPLPGLVLRAEDESDDMYASIDAVVDKLERQIRKHKTKLNRKFRQEGSLKTLFVEDPAGGVAVAEDEDAELDELEVVRTKRFLLKPMDVEEAILQMNMIGHNFFVFANIDNEEVNVVYKRNDGKYGLIERE